A window of the Hordeum vulgare subsp. vulgare chromosome 5H, MorexV3_pseudomolecules_assembly, whole genome shotgun sequence genome harbors these coding sequences:
- the LOC123398442 gene encoding uncharacterized protein LOC123398442 yields the protein MPMEQAFMHCDKDALKMAMLKHEETFRQQVHDLHRLYRIQKLLMRDLKREIKSQQSGLSASPNGSPGAEYDRRRASALDACSYEQQWQHGAARRGSHAAATPRAAQAQLSPEATDDEEAELELTLAVGSGGKKRYSNEHCSPGESFSSSTTESDTPTGGLDWQQAQAHQQLAGTGAGAGSPYHKRRPAVFEAVQVEDGGVQQPSPLLFHWLSLRMA from the exons ATGCCGATGGAGCAGGCCTTCATGCACTGCGACAAAGACGCCCTGAAGATGGCCATGCTCAAGCATGAGGAGACCTTCAGGCAGCAG GTGCACGATCTCCATCGCCTGTACAGAATTCAGAAGCTTCTGATGCGGGACCTCAAGAGGGAGATCAAGAGCCAGCAGAGCGGCCTGTCCGCCTCCCCGAACGGCTCCCCGGGCGCCGAGTACGACCGCCGCAGGGCGAGCGCGCTCGATGCGTGCTCCTACGAGCAGCAGTGGCAGCACGGAGCTGCCCGCCGCGGCAGCCACGCGGCGGCGACCCCTCGCGCCGCGCAGGCACAGCTGAGCCCGGAGgctaccgacgacgaggaggcggAGCTGGAGCTCACGCTCGCCGTGGGCAGCGGCGGCAAGAAGCGGTACAGCAACGAGCACTGCTCCCCCGGGGAGAGCTTCTCGTCGTCCACGACGGAGTCTGACACGCCCACCGGCGGCCTGGACTGGCAGCAGGCGCAGGCGCACCAGCAGCTTGCCGGCACTGGCGCAGGAGCGGGCTCGCCGTACCACAAGCGGAGGCCggcggtgttcgaggcggtgcagGTGGAGGACGGCGGGGTGCAGCAGCCTTCTCCGCTGCTGTTCCACTGGCTCAGCCTACGGATGGCATGA